The following coding sequences are from one Bos taurus isolate L1 Dominette 01449 registration number 42190680 breed Hereford chromosome 26, ARS-UCD2.0, whole genome shotgun sequence window:
- the NPS gene encoding neuropeptide S: protein MMTFSLLNFSGIKGSPKEDLTVTVRNLGIKSPICRDLRKSRMIGSLKFNLILFLLISTMHMFWCHPISSSKVPGKSDYFVILLNSCPTRMDRRVGLDFLKPILEKTLMKRSFRNGVGTGMKKTSFRRAKS from the exons ATGATGACATTTTCACTCTTGAACTTTTCTGGTATAAAAGGATCACCCAAGGAGGATCTGACAGTAACAGTGAGGAATCTGGGAATAAAATCACCCATCTGCAGAGATCTCAGGAAGTCCAGAATGATTGG TTCGTTAAAATTCAATCTTATTCTATTTCTGTTGATTTCTACAATGCATATGTTTTGGTGTCATCCAATTTCGTCTTCTAAG GTGCCTGGAAAATCTGATTACTTTGTCATTCTGCTGAACAGCTGCCCAACCAGGATGGACAGGAGAGTGGGACTAGATTTTCTAAAGCCAATTTTGGAGAAGACACTTATGAAAAGGTCCTTTCGCAATGGTGTCGGCACAGGGATGAAAAAAACTTCCTTTCGAAGAGCAAAATCATGA